In one window of Pseudobdellovibrionaceae bacterium DNA:
- a CDS encoding type II toxin-antitoxin system PemK/MazF family toxin: MKPQQWHFYIVNLEPRVGTKPGKQRACLAVQPSEFALAGLDSTVILPLTTNVAQSDAFPLRVFVPKDTCGLAQASDLLVDQILSWDNSLFVKDLGVAPDGIIEEVKHAIREFLDLTTCH, from the coding sequence ATGAAACCTCAGCAATGGCACTTTTATATTGTTAATCTGGAACCACGGGTTGGCACTAAACCTGGAAAACAACGGGCCTGTTTAGCTGTACAGCCTAGTGAGTTCGCGTTGGCTGGGCTTGATAGTACGGTGATACTTCCGTTGACTACCAATGTAGCACAAAGTGACGCGTTCCCTCTGCGAGTCTTCGTGCCAAAGGATACTTGCGGATTGGCTCAGGCCAGCGATTTACTGGTGGATCAAATTCTTTCTTGGGACAATTCGCTCTTTGTGAAAGACTTGGGTGTAGCACCCGATGGTATTATTGAAGAGGTTAAGCACGCGATTCGAGAATTTTTGGATTTGACTACTTGTCATTAA
- a CDS encoding helix-turn-helix transcriptional regulator — MRLAEARKKMGLRQVDIDGFTQTEISKIENRSDIKLSTLIDYMKSIGMGVKIVGIPEDDGEEEFEILTAKAK; from the coding sequence TTGCGACTGGCAGAAGCTCGTAAAAAGATGGGTCTTCGCCAAGTGGATATCGATGGCTTCACACAAACCGAGATTTCAAAAATTGAGAATCGCTCAGACATCAAGCTGTCAACACTGATTGACTACATGAAAAGCATCGGCATGGGCGTGAAAATCGTGGGCATCCCTGAAGACGATGGCGAGGAAGAGTTTGAGATTTTGACCGCGAAAGCGAAGTGA
- a CDS encoding serine/threonine protein kinase produces MSVRVGRYRVIERLDQGGMGEIYLAKRPVGQGLWKFVALKKMKAKDGEDPRHLKLFKYEALVALRLEHRGIVKMEEFGECDGEYYMAMEYMEGKDLNATTERLEGKGMRFYVAHALHIVAEVALALEHARRTLDRATGKPLGIVHGDVSPHNIMITYEGEVKIIDFGVARSEADINVTMVEMKMGKKGYMSPEQALGQDMDQRSDLFSLGVVLWELIAGEKMFSELSRLEYLKKIEGFRYPSLLEKNADATEELDQVVRKMLAFDPTDRFNTAGELYRELKKILHQGYPNFCQEDLREAMRSLYAQEMAEQRLRLQEYASEPIEETEVFEETRRQAKASMVSPRSESVVANNPMMARRGLWAELHAETKRLRRKAQTFVTLAWERARSDWTGVVTQASDGTSPLPSRASTVLDQSGSRDRKRRRRNRKIKRWIKFYYPVVLTVALASTVIYIGLKPTGPLQSDLHHEEIYDEVSDQIGFDDATGFSEQASEEAKPFPAGSNSPSTFVASPAQPTTNVAAPNRPTLAPAYTLKLMSRPSGAKIYENGSFTGRTTPAVLTYDSNKGRTYSFKKPGYTTVQKKIWPKIGAYEVRLKKSSKKR; encoded by the coding sequence ATGTCGGTGCGCGTGGGTCGCTACCGTGTGATAGAACGCCTGGATCAAGGCGGGATGGGTGAAATCTACTTGGCAAAACGCCCTGTGGGTCAAGGTCTATGGAAATTCGTTGCACTTAAAAAAATGAAAGCCAAAGACGGTGAGGATCCCCGTCACTTAAAGCTTTTTAAATATGAAGCCCTAGTAGCATTGCGACTCGAGCATCGCGGTATCGTAAAAATGGAAGAGTTTGGCGAGTGCGACGGTGAGTACTATATGGCCATGGAATACATGGAAGGTAAAGACCTCAATGCCACCACAGAGCGCCTTGAGGGTAAGGGAATGCGATTTTATGTGGCCCATGCTCTTCACATTGTGGCCGAAGTGGCTTTGGCACTAGAGCATGCCCGAAGAACTTTGGATCGCGCCACAGGAAAACCCCTAGGTATTGTACATGGCGATGTGAGCCCGCATAACATCATGATCACCTACGAGGGTGAAGTAAAGATTATTGATTTTGGTGTGGCCAGAAGCGAGGCCGATATCAATGTCACAATGGTTGAAATGAAAATGGGCAAGAAGGGCTATATGAGTCCAGAACAAGCCCTCGGTCAGGATATGGATCAGAGGTCTGATTTGTTTTCGTTAGGTGTGGTGCTATGGGAGCTGATTGCCGGCGAGAAAATGTTTAGTGAACTTTCTCGGCTCGAGTACCTTAAAAAAATCGAAGGTTTTCGATATCCGTCATTGTTAGAGAAAAATGCAGATGCCACCGAAGAACTTGATCAAGTGGTGCGCAAGATGTTGGCCTTTGACCCCACAGACAGATTCAATACAGCCGGTGAACTTTATCGGGAGCTTAAAAAAATCCTGCATCAAGGTTATCCGAATTTCTGCCAAGAGGATTTGCGGGAGGCCATGCGTAGCCTTTACGCGCAAGAAATGGCCGAGCAACGGCTGCGTTTACAAGAGTATGCCTCTGAACCCATCGAAGAAACCGAAGTGTTTGAAGAAACTCGCAGGCAAGCTAAAGCCTCGATGGTTTCACCGCGCAGTGAATCTGTGGTGGCTAATAACCCAATGATGGCCCGACGGGGGCTTTGGGCAGAACTTCATGCTGAAACAAAGCGCTTGCGCAGAAAAGCTCAGACCTTTGTGACTCTGGCCTGGGAAAGAGCGCGTAGTGATTGGACGGGAGTGGTCACTCAAGCATCTGATGGAACTTCGCCGTTGCCTTCACGGGCCTCCACTGTACTGGATCAATCCGGTTCTCGTGATCGAAAGCGCCGGCGGAGAAATCGAAAGATAAAGCGTTGGATAAAATTTTATTATCCAGTTGTGTTGACGGTGGCCTTGGCGTCGACGGTCATCTACATTGGCCTTAAGCCAACTGGGCCGCTTCAAAGTGATCTCCACCATGAGGAGATCTATGACGAAGTTAGTGATCAGATTGGTTTTGATGATGCCACTGGATTTTCAGAACAGGCCAGTGAAGAGGCCAAGCCTTTTCCCGCAGGATCCAATTCACCTTCCACATTTGTGGCGTCACCTGCACAGCCCACAACGAATGTCGCCGCGCCGAATAGGCCAACACTCGCGCCCGCATATACACTGAAGTTAATGAGTCGCCCCTCGGGGGCCAAGATTTATGAAAATGGCAGTTTCACGGGCCGCACAACTCCGGCGGTTCTCACCTATGACAGCAATAAAGGCCGCACGTATTCGTTTAAAAAGCCAGGTTACACAACGGTACAAAAGAAGATTTGGCCAAAAATAGGAGCCTATGAAGTGAGGCTTAAAAAGAGCTCCAAAAAACGATGA
- a CDS encoding hemerythrin family protein — MEFTKWDRSFSVGVKEIDEEHKKLLGLIEALYQIKDRDDREFVGRVLATLIDYINVHFYHEEQLLKNVGYTKYEEHHRQHVAFTKKVSEFQKSFEAGDIDLSTRILEYLKVWITTHILVHDKAYEAYIRKHHKYT, encoded by the coding sequence ATGGAATTCACAAAGTGGGACCGGTCATTCAGCGTGGGCGTGAAAGAGATCGATGAAGAGCACAAAAAGCTCTTAGGCTTGATTGAGGCCCTCTATCAAATTAAAGACCGCGACGATCGCGAGTTTGTGGGGCGGGTGCTAGCCACCTTGATTGATTATATCAATGTGCACTTTTACCACGAAGAACAGCTATTAAAGAATGTAGGCTACACCAAGTATGAGGAGCATCATCGTCAACACGTGGCGTTCACTAAAAAAGTAAGTGAGTTTCAAAAAAGTTTTGAAGCCGGGGATATCGATCTCAGCACTCGTATTTTAGAATACCTCAAGGTCTGGATCACTACCCATATTTTAGTGCATGACAAGGCCTACGAGGCCTACATCAGAAAGCACCATAAATACACGTGA
- a CDS encoding outer membrane beta-barrel protein, whose translation MQGIDLYPAARTIGNKDWELNVMNHHTVFLFKKTLKYRNQLIVGFTICPLSCIGFSQVSSEYSYQKPKPTVKMHFAGIMNMATPDVKINNESVSIEKNLGYGASVAFEVYRSRDISLETEANFVRKKYRIRNAQSMFEHKVDSLQFPLMARFHLTEAFNVGLGPYLRFRIGQPKQTLLIGTKTDIVDSSAEDETEFGFITSIAYRHRFNPFLGAFADARFSSSVSDSQDISGLAGISIGFEK comes from the coding sequence ATGCAAGGAATTGACTTATACCCTGCCGCTAGGACCATTGGTAATAAGGATTGGGAGTTGAATGTCATGAATCATCATACTGTTTTTCTATTTAAAAAAACATTGAAATACCGGAACCAACTGATAGTGGGCTTTACCATTTGCCCCCTGAGTTGCATTGGTTTTTCGCAAGTTTCCTCTGAATACAGTTACCAAAAACCAAAGCCCACCGTAAAAATGCACTTTGCTGGCATCATGAATATGGCAACGCCAGATGTGAAAATTAATAATGAAAGCGTAAGTATTGAAAAAAATCTGGGCTATGGAGCTTCGGTAGCCTTTGAAGTTTACAGGAGTCGCGATATCTCCCTAGAAACCGAAGCCAATTTCGTACGCAAGAAGTACAGAATTCGAAATGCACAAAGCATGTTTGAACATAAAGTCGACAGCCTTCAATTTCCGCTTATGGCACGCTTCCATCTAACAGAAGCATTTAATGTTGGTTTGGGACCATATTTAAGGTTTCGCATTGGGCAACCGAAACAAACACTGCTAATAGGCACAAAAACAGATATTGTGGATTCTAGTGCAGAGGATGAAACTGAATTCGGATTTATAACATCAATTGCATATAGACACCGGTTCAACCCATTTTTAGGCGCCTTTGCTGATGCACGATTTTCATCAAGTGTTTCCGACTCCCAAGATATAAGTGGGTTAGCGGGAATATCCATAGGATTTGAAAAGTAA
- the uvrA gene encoding excinuclease ABC subunit UvrA: protein MSKLSEVETSSEPIGIIVKGASEHNLKHVSLEIPREKMTVITGMSGSGKSSLAFDTIYAEGQRRYVESLSAYARQFMEQLKKPDVESISGLSPAIAIDQKSVGTNPRSTVGTVTEIYDYMRLLYSRVGVPNCPEHNVPVSSQTPEQIVDDVMSLPKGTKFFVTAPMAQGKKGEFLAEFQKWVRKGFSKARVDGLWVELGEAKKLAKHKRHDIDLLLDRLVVDEKYKHRLKESINLSLSMAGGQVCIESVGGSPKLYSIHRACPVCGFSFPELEPRLFSFNNPRGACETCHGMGTLDFEEVEYDETDSESGKEYRPHWSYHGKNVESDEGDDVEIDEYSLSVCPDCKGQRLKPAALNVYLQEKNIADLAHLSADQLLEFMQSLSLGRRDQLVAEKIIKQITTRLQYMVRVGTGYLSVDRPTRTLSGGETQRIRLATQVGSALIGVLYVLDEPSIGLHPRDHHRLLDILNEIKDRGNTILLVEHDEDTIRAADHVIDLGPRAGTLGGEILAEGTPVEISNNPKSVTGQYLSGKLKIPVPKKRRSGQGSWLRLLGATGNNLKNVDLEIPLGTLCGITGVSGSGKSTLIIDTLYRILAKEFYKAGTTPAPYAKIEGLDLIDKVIEINQRPIGRTPRSTPATYVGLFSLIRGLYSSLPESKIRGYKPGDFSYNVKGGRCEVCQGNGLIKVEMHFLSDVYVRCETCQGLRYSSEIRHVTYRDKSVADVLNLTVAEAAEFFQNHKSIYRKLETLNRVGLDYLTLGQSSTTLSGGEAQRIKLSKELSKRGTGKTLYILDEPTTGLHFEDIRKLVDLLQELVDQGNTVLVIEHNLDVIKNCDYVVDLGPDGGVGGGEIVAKGTPETVSQVEKSETARFLRKLL, encoded by the coding sequence ATGTCCAAGCTGTCAGAAGTAGAAACATCATCAGAACCTATCGGAATTATCGTCAAAGGAGCTTCAGAGCACAACCTGAAGCATGTGTCCCTAGAAATCCCGCGCGAAAAAATGACCGTGATCACGGGTATGAGTGGTAGCGGCAAGTCGAGTTTGGCCTTTGATACAATTTATGCCGAGGGTCAGCGCCGGTATGTGGAGAGCTTGTCGGCCTACGCCCGCCAATTTATGGAGCAACTCAAGAAACCAGATGTAGAGAGTATATCTGGATTATCACCGGCCATTGCCATAGATCAAAAATCAGTGGGCACAAATCCCCGTTCCACCGTGGGCACAGTGACTGAAATTTACGATTACATGCGGCTTTTGTATTCGCGGGTGGGAGTTCCGAACTGCCCAGAGCACAATGTTCCCGTTTCAAGTCAAACGCCGGAGCAAATCGTTGACGACGTCATGAGCTTGCCTAAGGGCACCAAGTTTTTCGTCACGGCCCCAATGGCTCAAGGAAAAAAGGGCGAGTTTCTGGCCGAGTTTCAAAAGTGGGTGCGAAAAGGTTTTAGTAAGGCCCGTGTGGACGGACTGTGGGTGGAGCTTGGTGAAGCTAAAAAGTTGGCCAAGCACAAGCGGCATGACATTGATCTGCTCCTTGATCGCCTGGTCGTTGACGAAAAGTACAAGCATCGGCTTAAAGAAAGTATCAACCTCAGCTTAAGTATGGCTGGGGGGCAAGTTTGTATTGAGTCCGTCGGAGGCTCGCCGAAGCTTTACTCGATTCATCGGGCTTGCCCCGTGTGTGGATTTAGTTTTCCTGAGCTGGAGCCACGACTTTTTAGTTTTAATAATCCCAGGGGGGCGTGTGAAACTTGCCACGGTATGGGCACCTTGGACTTTGAAGAAGTGGAATATGACGAAACAGATTCTGAAAGCGGCAAAGAGTACCGCCCCCATTGGAGTTACCACGGAAAAAACGTTGAGAGTGATGAGGGCGACGACGTAGAAATTGACGAGTATTCACTTTCTGTTTGTCCTGACTGTAAAGGTCAGCGTCTCAAACCCGCGGCCCTTAATGTTTACTTGCAAGAAAAAAACATTGCGGATCTGGCCCATCTCTCTGCCGACCAACTTCTGGAGTTTATGCAGTCACTTTCTCTGGGGCGGCGCGATCAATTGGTGGCTGAAAAAATCATCAAACAAATCACCACGCGGCTTCAGTACATGGTGCGTGTGGGAACCGGCTATTTAAGTGTAGATCGACCCACTAGAACATTGTCGGGTGGCGAAACCCAGCGCATTCGCTTGGCCACGCAAGTGGGTTCTGCCCTCATTGGAGTGTTGTATGTTTTAGATGAACCAAGTATTGGGTTACATCCTCGCGATCACCACCGACTATTAGATATACTCAACGAAATTAAAGATCGCGGAAACACCATTTTGTTGGTTGAACATGATGAAGACACCATAAGGGCTGCGGACCATGTGATTGACTTAGGTCCCCGAGCGGGCACGTTGGGAGGTGAGATTTTAGCTGAAGGTACTCCTGTTGAAATCAGCAACAACCCAAAGAGTGTTACGGGTCAGTACCTTTCAGGAAAATTGAAAATTCCAGTGCCCAAAAAACGCAGGTCCGGCCAGGGCAGTTGGTTGAGATTACTTGGTGCCACCGGAAACAATTTAAAAAATGTAGATCTTGAAATTCCATTGGGCACATTGTGTGGCATTACCGGTGTATCAGGTAGTGGAAAAAGCACCTTGATTATCGATACTCTTTATCGAATTCTGGCCAAAGAATTTTACAAAGCTGGTACCACGCCGGCGCCTTATGCTAAAATTGAAGGCCTTGATTTGATTGATAAGGTGATTGAAATCAATCAACGGCCCATTGGACGAACGCCGCGGTCAACACCGGCCACTTATGTGGGTTTGTTCTCATTGATTCGTGGTCTTTATTCGAGTCTTCCTGAGTCTAAGATTCGAGGTTATAAGCCGGGAGATTTTTCATACAATGTCAAAGGTGGGAGATGCGAAGTTTGTCAGGGTAACGGTCTGATAAAAGTCGAAATGCATTTTCTTAGTGACGTCTATGTGAGATGCGAAACTTGCCAGGGGCTGCGGTATAGCTCAGAGATTCGTCATGTCACCTATCGCGATAAATCGGTGGCCGATGTATTAAATCTGACCGTGGCTGAAGCGGCTGAGTTTTTTCAAAATCACAAGTCCATTTACCGAAAATTAGAAACTCTCAACCGCGTTGGTCTTGATTATCTCACGCTCGGGCAGAGTTCGACGACGTTATCGGGTGGGGAGGCCCAGCGAATCAAGCTCAGTAAAGAGTTGTCTAAACGTGGAACCGGAAAAACTCTTTATATTTTAGATGAACCCACGACGGGTTTACATTTTGAAGACATTCGTAAACTCGTGGATCTGCTTCAGGAGCTGGTCGATCAAGGAAACACGGTGTTGGTGATTGAGCACAACTTGGACGTCATAAAAAATTGTGACTATGTGGTGGACTTGGGGCCTGATGGTGGAGTAGGTGGAGGCGAGATTGTCGCCAAGGGCACGCCCGAGACTGTGAGCCAGGTGGAGAAAAGCGAAACGGCCCGTTTCTTAAGAAAGCTTCTTTGA
- a CDS encoding OPT/YSL family transporter has product MRVLREISTGANTFMSSQLTMRSILTGLVIGGLLTPCNVYSGLKIGWSFNMSILAALLSYGLWAAFSRVTGAPEWSMQESVYSQTSASAAASIISGGLVAPIPAYTMITGLTLSASILILWVFLVSLLGVLVAVGLRHQMLVTENLVFPVGVATAETVRDIHESSGHGRRKLLALFIASILAFSQKLISEFWMVLPKMPFLPSFNGLLGGLKLSAKKLGLVLDPSLLMVGFGMIMGFRSGLSMLFGALICWLGIVPMIISKGFQDFDANGEYIFGSVVGWTLWPGVGLMVSASITTFLLSVGRSILKKKTAFKKLPENFLWQPRFLGALSVFAVVLAAAQYFIFSISWGTGVLAVLASVLLGVVSSRVTGETGIAPIGALGKVTQLSFGFMNPGQIATNLMTANVTGGAAGQSSDLLHDLKAGLLLQVNHYHQVIAQCFGIAMGALVGTMVYLFLIPDPAKQLLTDEWPAPAVATWKSVADLVAKGSEAFPLGAQEALWISLILGITMALVEGWMPKKMRLFWPSASAMGLAFIIPAWTSLTLFVGSLLALVIHRLHSRFAKMFVLVIAAGLVTGESLAGVVSVVLKALWH; this is encoded by the coding sequence TCCATACTTGCCGCGCTTTTGAGTTATGGTTTATGGGCTGCCTTTAGTCGAGTTACAGGGGCTCCTGAATGGTCCATGCAAGAGAGTGTTTATTCACAAACATCCGCATCCGCAGCGGCATCAATTATTTCAGGTGGGTTAGTGGCGCCTATTCCAGCGTACACCATGATCACAGGCCTGACATTGTCAGCCTCCATTTTGATTTTATGGGTCTTTCTTGTGAGCCTACTGGGCGTATTGGTGGCTGTGGGATTGAGACATCAGATGTTGGTCACAGAAAATCTGGTGTTTCCAGTCGGCGTGGCTACGGCAGAAACCGTCCGCGACATCCATGAATCTAGTGGGCATGGGCGAAGAAAGTTATTGGCCTTGTTCATAGCTTCAATTCTGGCGTTTTCGCAAAAATTGATAAGCGAATTTTGGATGGTGTTACCGAAAATGCCTTTTCTCCCTTCCTTTAACGGGTTGTTGGGCGGGCTTAAGCTCTCAGCTAAAAAACTAGGATTGGTTTTAGACCCCTCCCTGCTAATGGTGGGCTTTGGGATGATTATGGGATTTCGTTCAGGACTATCGATGCTTTTTGGCGCACTTATTTGTTGGTTGGGAATAGTTCCAATGATCATATCTAAGGGCTTTCAAGATTTTGATGCCAATGGTGAATATATTTTTGGATCGGTGGTCGGGTGGACCCTATGGCCCGGGGTAGGGTTGATGGTCTCAGCTTCAATAACCACGTTTTTATTGAGCGTAGGAAGATCTATTTTGAAGAAAAAAACGGCCTTCAAAAAGCTCCCGGAAAACTTCCTATGGCAGCCACGCTTTTTGGGTGCGCTATCTGTTTTTGCGGTGGTATTGGCCGCGGCTCAATATTTTATATTTTCCATATCTTGGGGGACGGGTGTTTTAGCTGTATTAGCATCGGTTTTGTTGGGTGTGGTTTCTTCAAGAGTCACGGGTGAAACTGGAATTGCGCCAATAGGTGCGTTGGGTAAAGTGACGCAACTGAGTTTTGGTTTTATGAACCCAGGTCAAATTGCCACTAACCTGATGACAGCCAATGTGACAGGGGGTGCTGCTGGGCAAAGTTCAGATCTTTTGCACGACTTGAAGGCGGGTTTGTTGTTGCAAGTGAATCACTATCATCAAGTAATTGCTCAATGTTTTGGTATTGCCATGGGCGCGTTGGTGGGCACTATGGTTTATTTGTTTCTCATTCCTGATCCAGCAAAACAGTTGTTGACGGATGAGTGGCCAGCTCCTGCCGTGGCCACTTGGAAATCAGTAGCTGATCTAGTGGCCAAAGGTTCAGAGGCGTTTCCGTTGGGAGCCCAAGAAGCTCTGTGGATATCTCTCATTTTGGGGATAACTATGGCCTTAGTCGAAGGCTGGATGCCCAAGAAGATGCGCCTATTTTGGCCGAGTGCCTCTGCTATGGGGTTAGCATTTATTATTCCAGCATGGACTTCGCTAACATTGTTTGTCGGCAGCCTGTTGGCATTAGTTATTCACAGGCTTCACAGCCGCTTTGCCAAGATGTTTGTGTTGGTCATAGCTGCTGGGTTGGTGACAGGCGAGAGTTTGGCTGGAGTGGTGTCTGTAGTATTAAAAGCGCTGTGGCACTAA
- a CDS encoding transcriptional repressor — protein MDEASFRRIIRDMGLKVTHQRMAILNALNSGRAHVTAQEVYELIHEAHPEIGFATVYRFLRNLTEKGFVTEVRMGGLPARYELTPKQHHDHLTCERCGRIVEFENRQIESLQTQVARENGFILTGHVLELYGICPSCQK, from the coding sequence ATGGATGAAGCGAGCTTTCGTCGCATCATTCGTGATATGGGGCTTAAAGTCACCCATCAGCGTATGGCCATTCTTAATGCGCTCAATAGTGGCCGCGCCCATGTGACGGCCCAAGAAGTCTATGAGCTCATTCATGAGGCTCACCCCGAAATAGGCTTTGCCACGGTCTATCGGTTTTTGCGAAATCTCACAGAAAAAGGGTTTGTTACAGAGGTCCGTATGGGAGGTCTGCCGGCTCGCTATGAGCTCACGCCGAAACAACACCATGACCATCTTACCTGCGAGCGCTGTGGACGCATCGTAGAATTTGAAAACCGCCAGATTGAATCTTTACAAACTCAGGTGGCCCGCGAAAATGGTTTTATTCTGACCGGACATGTTCTAGAACTATATGGAATATGTCCAAGCTGTCAGAAGTAG
- a CDS encoding type II toxin-antitoxin system prevent-host-death family antitoxin, producing the protein MTASEAKSKFGELLDFARTRPVKIEKNGRFVAVVISAEEFERMEALEDAWWGQQAELAMKEGFLSEEESEKKLAEWMNAKD; encoded by the coding sequence ATGACGGCAAGTGAAGCCAAAAGCAAATTTGGCGAGTTGCTGGATTTTGCTCGCACTCGTCCAGTAAAGATTGAGAAAAACGGCCGTTTTGTTGCGGTTGTAATTTCCGCAGAAGAGTTTGAACGAATGGAAGCATTAGAAGATGCCTGGTGGGGGCAACAAGCTGAATTGGCAATGAAAGAGGGCTTTCTAAGTGAGGAAGAAAGCGAAAAGAAACTTGCCGAGTGGATGAATGCTAAGGATTAA
- a CDS encoding type II toxin-antitoxin system RelE/ParE family toxin, whose protein sequence is MVETAQVLRSFGPQLGRPYVDTLYDSRHPNMKELRVQSKGRPFRIFFAFDPERQAVFLIGGNKQGDKRFYKRMIAKADDLYDEYLEDQNG, encoded by the coding sequence ATTGTTGAAACAGCCCAGGTGCTGAGAAGTTTTGGCCCGCAACTGGGGCGCCCCTATGTTGACACGCTTTATGACAGCCGGCACCCCAACATGAAAGAGCTGCGGGTTCAGAGCAAAGGTCGACCTTTTCGCATCTTCTTCGCCTTCGATCCAGAAAGGCAAGCGGTGTTTTTGATCGGTGGCAACAAACAAGGTGACAAGCGCTTTTACAAACGCATGATCGCCAAAGCCGATGATTTGTACGATGAATATTTGGAGGACCAAAATGGCTAA
- a CDS encoding type II toxin-antitoxin system RelE/ParE family toxin — translation MLRIKLAKRADKFISSLPAKQKKQITTKILQLSKNPLPHDSIQVKGFTQYRRTDIGEYRIIYYVQEKVILIIVLVGKRNDDDVNKKLKRL, via the coding sequence ATGCTAAGGATTAAACTCGCAAAACGGGCTGATAAGTTTATTAGCTCGTTGCCAGCAAAACAAAAAAAGCAAATCACTACAAAGATACTTCAATTGAGCAAAAACCCACTGCCCCACGACAGTATTCAAGTTAAAGGTTTTACCCAATATAGACGGACAGATATTGGCGAGTATCGCATTATCTACTATGTCCAAGAGAAAGTGATTTTGATTATTGTTCTGGTTGGGAAAAGAAACGATGACGATGTTAATAAAAAACTGAAGCGCTTGTAA
- a CDS encoding DUF3445 domain-containing protein, translating to MTQPFYFPWSDGQYKVTPGLEPLQGTVFQIDGHFDKYRRSKLKARNDRIDKYYQPGEMTADEKAQIALWILNRLVVEHPKHFHRKFVGDKVILHSSLTNETLAFTQKGEFQLSASQCELSYVDGVDALMMQVQADMAVWRLNGESECLSLIHLFSPNHWPAEAKINKNFLRVHRPVAGMEPLLEQGVSLLKGVLHSDPVQRFAAGVATDQRLNHHPRPPENEDSKLWRGRDFQPDDPELYLRVERQVLWPMREVKWALFFIRTYFYNINEFSHEQKSKVVEAIRGMSEQQLKYKGLVRSADAIINHLEAQ from the coding sequence ATGACACAGCCTTTTTATTTTCCGTGGTCCGATGGACAATACAAAGTTACGCCGGGACTTGAGCCTTTGCAGGGCACAGTATTTCAAATTGATGGACACTTCGACAAATACAGGCGCTCAAAGTTAAAAGCACGAAACGACCGAATTGATAAATACTATCAACCCGGTGAAATGACCGCAGACGAGAAGGCGCAAATCGCACTTTGGATTCTCAATCGTTTAGTGGTGGAGCACCCCAAGCACTTTCATCGAAAGTTTGTGGGGGATAAAGTGATTTTACATAGTAGCCTAACTAATGAAACTTTAGCCTTTACTCAAAAAGGCGAGTTTCAACTTTCTGCAAGCCAGTGCGAGCTGTCTTATGTTGACGGCGTGGATGCGCTGATGATGCAGGTGCAGGCCGACATGGCTGTTTGGAGGCTTAATGGTGAAAGTGAGTGTTTGTCTCTTATTCATTTGTTTTCACCAAACCATTGGCCGGCAGAGGCCAAGATTAACAAGAATTTCTTGCGCGTGCATCGACCGGTGGCGGGGATGGAGCCACTTTTAGAGCAAGGGGTTTCTCTGTTAAAAGGCGTGTTGCACTCGGATCCCGTGCAAAGGTTTGCAGCTGGAGTGGCCACGGACCAGCGCCTGAATCACCACCCCAGGCCACCAGAAAATGAAGATTCAAAGCTTTGGCGAGGTCGCGACTTTCAGCCAGATGATCCAGAATTATATCTTCGGGTGGAGCGGCAGGTGCTTTGGCCCATGCGTGAAGTGAAATGGGCGCTTTTTTTTATAAGGACTTATTTTTACAACATAAATGAATTTAGCCATGAGCAAAAATCAAAAGTAGTCGAAGCTATTCGAGGCATGTCGGAGCAACAGCTCAAATACAAAGGTCTAGTGCGATCAGCTGATGCCATTATAAATCACCTTGAAGCTCAATAA